AAGGAACAATATCCGGGGGTAAAGTTCACCCAGTTGCCGCATCTGGGCGCCGTGCCCGGTTTTGACCAGTGGCTGGCGGCGCAGTTGCAGGGTGGGGACGACTGACTTTCCTTCGCCGGCGCGATCACCGGACAATAAAAAACGGGGCCAAACTGGCCCCGTTTTACTTTCGGCTTCCAGCTTTTATTTTGCCTGTTCCCGTGCGATCGCCCGCCAGGCGATGTCGTTGCGGAAGAACACGCCGTCCCATTTAATCTGGCGGGTCAGCTCATAGGCCTTTTGCTGGGCCTGGCTGACGCTCTCGCCCAGGGCGGTGGCGCACAGCACCCGGCCGCCGGCGGTGACCACGTCATCGCCCCTGAACTGAGTACCGGCGTGGAACACCTTGGCACCTTCGGCCTCGGCGGGAATGCCGGTGATGGCGTCACCCTGACGGTAGGCGCCGGGGTAACCGCCGGCGGCCAGCACCACGCCCACGGCAGCGCGCGGGTCAAACTCGGCGGTGGCCTGGTCCAGTTCACCCTTGCAACCGGCCAGGCACAGCTCCACCAGATCGGACTTCAGCCGCAGCATAATGGGTTGGGTTTCCGGATCGCCAAAGCGGCAGTTGAACTCGATCACCTTGGGCTGACCTGACTTGTCAATCATCAGGCCGGCATAGAGAAAGCCCTTGTACACATGGCCTTCTTCCGCCATGCCGCGCACCGTGGGCATGATCACTCGCTCCATGATGCGATCATGGATTTCGGCGCTCACCACCGGGGCCGGGCTGTAGGCACCCATGCCGCCGGTGTTGGGGCCGGTATCCTGGTCGCCCACGCGTTTGTGATCCTGGCTGGTGGCCATGGGCAGCACGTGCTCGCCGTCCACCATCACGATAAAGGAGGCTTCCTCACCCTCGAGGAATTCCTCGATCACCACCCGGCTGCCGGCGTCGCCAAAGGCGTTGCCCGCCAGCATGTCGCGCACCGCATCTTCGGCTTCTGCCAGGGTCATGGCCACGATCACGCCCTTGCCCGCGGCCAGGCCGTCGGCCTTTATTACGATGGGGGCACCCTGCTCACGCAGGTATTCCAGCGCCGGCTCCACCTCGGTGAAGTTCCGGTAGGCGGCGGTCGGGATGTTGTGGCGGGCCAGGAAGTCCTTGGTAAAGGCCTTGGAGCCTTCCAGCTGGGCCGCACCGGCGGTCGGGCCGAAAATGGCCAGGCCGTCGGCTTCAAAGGCGTCAACCACGCCGGCCACCAGGGGGGCCTCGGGGCCGACGATAGTCAGCTCAACCTGCTCCTGCTTGGCAAAGGCCAGCAGGGCCGGAATGTCGGTGGCGGAAATGGCCACGTTGGTCAATGCCGGCTCAAGCTCGGTGCCGGCGTTGCCCGGTGCCACAAACACTCGGCTGACCTTGGGAGACTGGGCGGCTTTCCAGGCCAGGGCGTGTTCACGGCCGCCTCCGCCGATAACCAATACGTTCATGCTTGTTTCCTCGTTCCGATTAGTGGCGGAAGTGGCGCATGCCGGTAAATACCATGGCCATACCGTGCTCGTCGGCGGCCTGAATGACTTCTTCGTCGCGCATGGAACCACCGGGCTGGATCACGCAACTGATGCCGGCGGCGGCGGCGGCGTCGATGCCGTCACGGAAGGGGAAGAAGGCATCAGAAGCCATCACCGAGCCTTCCACCTGCAGACCTTCGTCGGCGGCCTTGATGCCGGCGATCTTGGCGGAGTACACCCGGCTCATCTGGCCGGCGCCCACACCTATGGTCTGGCTGCCCTTGGCATAGACGATGGCGTTGGATTTGACATACTTGGCCACCTTCCAGCAGAACAGCAGATCTTTCAGCTCTTCCTCGGTGGGCTGACGCTTGGTCACCACCTTGAGGTCGGCCAGGTCCACCATGCCCTGATCCCGGTCCTGCACCAGAATACCGCCGTTCACCCGCTTGATGTCGAGGCCCTTGGTCTTGCCGGCCCACTGGCCGCATTCCAGCAGGCGCACGTTCTTCTTGTCGGCCACGGCGGCTTTCGCCT
The Oceanimonas pelagia genome window above contains:
- the purD gene encoding phosphoribosylamine--glycine ligase → MNVLVIGGGGREHALAWKAAQSPKVSRVFVAPGNAGTELEPALTNVAISATDIPALLAFAKQEQVELTIVGPEAPLVAGVVDAFEADGLAIFGPTAGAAQLEGSKAFTKDFLARHNIPTAAYRNFTEVEPALEYLREQGAPIVIKADGLAAGKGVIVAMTLAEAEDAVRDMLAGNAFGDAGSRVVIEEFLEGEEASFIVMVDGEHVLPMATSQDHKRVGDQDTGPNTGGMGAYSPAPVVSAEIHDRIMERVIMPTVRGMAEEGHVYKGFLYAGLMIDKSGQPKVIEFNCRFGDPETQPIMLRLKSDLVELCLAGCKGELDQATAEFDPRAAVGVVLAAGGYPGAYRQGDAITGIPAEAEGAKVFHAGTQFRGDDVVTAGGRVLCATALGESVSQAQQKAYELTRQIKWDGVFFRNDIAWRAIAREQAK